One window of the Oligoflexia bacterium genome contains the following:
- a CDS encoding Mrp/NBP35 family ATP-binding protein, with translation MAGPFGGPSPFEQQRKIDGVKHIIAVGAGKGGVGKSTVSTNLALSLLKKGKSVGLLDADIYGPSIPKMMGLTNMQPNITADKKIEPLVSHGIKTMSMGFLVDDKSAIIWRGPMLFKAMEQFLRDINWGELDYLIVDLPPGTGDVQLSVAQKVPLSGAVIVSTPQDMALIDVRRCVDMFKRVNTPILGLIENMSSFECPHCHKESEMFKPGELHQFCDKENIPILAKIPFNTKIGEASETGKPFDEIIFDGAAEKIISKLN, from the coding sequence ATGGCAGGTCCTTTTGGCGGTCCAAGTCCATTTGAACAACAACGCAAAATTGATGGAGTAAAACACATCATAGCCGTTGGGGCTGGTAAAGGTGGAGTAGGAAAAAGCACTGTTTCTACAAACCTTGCCTTATCGTTATTAAAAAAAGGGAAATCTGTTGGCCTCCTTGATGCCGATATTTATGGCCCGAGCATTCCAAAAATGATGGGGCTTACAAATATGCAGCCCAACATAACTGCTGATAAAAAAATTGAGCCCCTTGTAAGTCACGGCATTAAAACAATGTCCATGGGTTTTTTAGTTGATGATAAAAGTGCCATCATTTGGCGTGGCCCCATGCTTTTTAAAGCTATGGAGCAATTTCTTCGGGATATTAATTGGGGTGAACTTGATTACCTCATTGTTGACCTTCCACCGGGTACAGGTGATGTTCAACTTTCTGTAGCACAAAAAGTTCCACTTTCAGGGGCAGTGATTGTGTCGACTCCGCAAGACATGGCACTGATTGATGTGCGTCGATGTGTAGATATGTTTAAGCGCGTGAACACACCTATCTTAGGTTTGATTGAAAACATGTCTTCATTTGAATGCCCCCATTGTCACAAAGAAAGTGAGATGTTTAAACCAGGAGAACTTCATCAATTTTGCGATAAAGAAAATATTCCTATTCTTGCAAAAATTCCATTCAACACTAAAATTGGTGAAGCTTCAGAAACTGGAAAACCATTTGATGAAATAATTTTTGATGGGGCTGCAGAAAAAATAATTTCTAAGCTCAATTAA